CACCCGCCCGAAGCTCTCGGGACGGGTCGACAGCTGCAGGATCAGGTCGCTGTGGGCGTAGACCTCGCGCACGTCGCCGCGCGAGGCGCTGAACGCGACATAGGGGAACACCCCGTGCTCGCGCGCGACCTGTCGCAGTTCCGACAGATAGCCCTGGCGGCGACCCTCGACGACCCCGAGCAGCAACAGCCTTGCATCCACCCCCGCCTGGCGCACGCGGGCCAGGATGCCGATCGCATCCGCATGGCCCTTGAGGCGGGTGCCGCGGCCCGGCAAGGTCAGCAGGCACCCGCCCTTGAGGCCGGGATACTCGTCGCCGAAAGTCCGGATCCACTCCGGCGTGGCCTTCAGGCGCGGCGGAAACTCGGCGGGGTCCGCGCCACGTGGGATTATCCGTATGCGCGACGGGTCCAGGCTGGGGTAGTTCTCGAGCAGGAAGTCCGCGGTCGCGCGCGACACGGCGATGACGCGATCGCCCCAGGTCATGATCCTGCTGTATCCGGAGACCGAGTTCAGGCCGTGCACCGTGGTCACCACCTTGGGCCGCGGGTGCATGCCGATCAGGGCGAAGCGCAGCAGCCAGGCCGGCAGGCGCGAGCGCGCATGGACCACGTCCGGCCGCAGCTTGCGCAAATGCTTGCGCAGCTTGAGCCAGGCCGACACCAGCCCAAGCGACTTGCTGCCGATCGCCAGCTTGATGTGCTCGCTGCCCTCGGCCCTGAGCCGCGTGACCCAGCGACCGCCGCCGCAGATGACGATCGACCGGTGGTGTGCCGCGACCAGCGCACGGGCGACTTCCATCGTCGAGCGCTCGGCGCCGCCCGGCGCCAGTTCCGGTATCAGCTGCACCACGGTCCAGCCGCGGCGGAAGGGCTGCAGTGGACTAGCCGGCACGCGGCGCCCCCGCCGTCGCGCGCATGCGCCCGGTTTTGCCCATGGCCGGACGCATCAGTGCCCGCGACCAGCGCCGCCCTTGAGGGTGTAGTACGCGCCGCAGTACGGACACTGGCTGGTACCCTCGGTCTCGACCGGCAGGTAGACGCGTGGGTGCGAGTTCCACAGGTGCATGCCCGGCATCGGGCATGACAGCGGCAGGTCGCCCGCCGTCACCTCGTAGCGGTTGTCGGCGTTAGGCTGGATCAGCTTGGCCTGGCTGGGGTCTGGGCGGGACATCGGGAATCTCGCGGATGCAGGATCGCGCGAGTCTAGCCCGGATGTTTCGTCAGGGCACGCTGGCACCTTGCCAGCGCAACCGGGTTCATCACCCGCGTGGCCCGGAGTGCGCACACCACGCCTTCTCCGGGCACTTGCCGCAAGTACCCGGAGAGCCGCTGCGCGGCACTCCGGGCTACGCTCAAGCCTGAGTCTCAATTGCCCAGGGTGCAGCCGGGCTTCGCCACCAGGCTGGTGATCGGCACCGTGGCGGAAGTGAAGCTGCCGATCTGGTAGCGCAGCTCCGCCTGGGTGCAGCTGAGGAAACGGATGGTGAGCGTGCCGACGTCGCGCGTCACCACCGGGGCTGGCTGGCCGAACAGCCCCCCCTGGCTCTCGTAGATCGACAGCGTCACCTCGCGGTTGTCGAAGGCACCCGGCAACAGGCAGCTGGTGGCGCCCGGCGCCGAGCGGCAGGAATCCAGCGTGTACCAGAGGTGGCGGCCACTGCCATCGGCGCTGTAGGTGTACCAGGCGCCGATCAAGCGGTTCTGCGACGGCAGCGCATGGAAGCTCCAGCCCTGCCCGTTCAGCGCCGGGTTGAACCAGATGCCGTCGACGCTGGTATCGACATTCGCCTCCAGCGCCACGTTGCCGAGCGGCACCGCAACAATGCCGAGCGGCTGGCGCACGCCGTCACCCACCGCGTAGGCGGTCGCGATGGCACCGGCCGGCAGGTTCAGCGCCGCCAGGTCGATCAGGTTGGTGTTGCCGTCGGGCGTGGCGACCTTGAGGTCCAGGCTGCCGGTGGCCAGTTCCAGGTAGCCGCTGGCGGCACCGTAGGGAACGCTGGACAGGCCGGCGACGACATCGCCGCCGTCGGTGCGGATCGACACCGCGGTGGCCTCGGGCGTGGCCGCGAAAGGCGCGGTGTGCGCCACGCGCAGCGCGTAGCGGCCGGCCGGCGGCGCGCTGGCGCGGTCCTCGAACTGCTGCAGCGCCAGCGGCTGCTCCGCACCGTTGCCGACGGCCGCCAGGGTGTAGCGCTTGTTGCCGTCCAGCTCCACCGTGCCGGTGATCGCGGCGCTTGCCGAACCCTGCGGGAACACTTGGATCTCGTAGGCGCCCTGGGCCAGATCCAGCTCCGGCGTGAAGTCGCGGAAGCGGAAGTTGTTCAGCACCTCGGCGCCATCCACGGTCACGCGCACCGCGGTGCCGTCCAGGCTGGCCGCGAAGGGCGCGAAGTGCGCCACGCGGACCTTGACCGGGCCGATGGCGAAGGTAGGCAGCGGATTGCTGGGCGCAGCGCCGGCGGCGATCCCCGTGATGCCGGTCGCGTAGCCGTTGGCACCGCCGGTGGCGACCAGGGTCAGGATGCCGCCTGCCGCCAGCGATACCGGCTTGGGATCGATCAGCGTGGTGCCACCGTCCGGCGTGGCGATCTTCAGGTCATAGCGGGCTGCCGGCAGGCTGAGGTAGCCGCTGGCGCCGCGGAAAGGGACGCGCGCCAGGCCGCCGACCACCGCGCCGGTCTTGTCGCGCACCGAGACCTCGGTGGCGGCCAGGGTGTTGGCGAACGGCGCCGCATGGACTACGCGCACCTTGACCTGGCCGGCCGCCGGCGCGCTGTTGTCGTCCACCAGCGGCAGCAACGCGAGCGGCTGGTTGCCACCATCGCCCACTGCGAGCACGGTGTAGTCGGTGTTGTTGGCCAGGTCCAGCGCCGCGCTGATCGCCACGGTATTGGTGCCCGTCGGGAGCACGTCGACGGTGTAGCGGCCCGCCGGCCCCAGCGTCAGGTACTCGGTAAACTGGCCGAACACCACGTTCTGCAGCGCGACCTGACCGTTCACCCGGATCGATACCGAGGTGCCTTGCAGCGACGGTGCGAAGGGCGCGAAATGACCGACGGTGACGCGGGCGTTGGCATGCGCATCGCCGGAAAAGGCGGCCAGCGCCAGCAGACCCGCAAGTGCAGACTTGGCGTACATGGAAGGACTCCTGCTGAGAGAGGAAGCGGCGCTCCCCAGAGCACCGCACGACTGCCGGAAGGCAGCGTGGTGCCA
The Rhodanobacteraceae bacterium genome window above contains:
- a CDS encoding glycosyltransferase codes for the protein MEVARALVAAHHRSIVICGGGRWVTRLRAEGSEHIKLAIGSKSLGLVSAWLKLRKHLRKLRPDVVHARSRLPAWLLRFALIGMHPRPKVVTTVHGLNSVSGYSRIMTWGDRVIAVSRATADFLLENYPSLDPSRIRIIPRGADPAEFPPRLKATPEWIRTFGDEYPGLKGGCLLTLPGRGTRLKGHADAIGILARVRQAGVDARLLLLGVVEGRRQGYLSELRQVAREHGVFPYVAFSASRGDVREVYAHSDLILQLSTRPESFGRVVAEALCIGRPVLGYDHGGVGELLRELYPAGLVPPRDLDAAAARAIALLKSPPPVDTGRVPKVADMQRRTLSVYDELINGKAPDSSSVLQR
- a CDS encoding zinc-finger domain-containing protein, coding for MSRPDPSQAKLIQPNADNRYEVTAGDLPLSCPMPGMHLWNSHPRVYLPVETEGTSQCPYCGAYYTLKGGAGRGH
- a CDS encoding DUF4397 domain-containing protein — translated: MYAKSALAGLLALAAFSGDAHANARVTVGHFAPFAPSLQGTSVSIRVNGQVALQNVVFGQFTEYLTLGPAGRYTVDVLPTGTNTVAISAALDLANNTDYTVLAVGDGGNQPLALLPLVDDNSAPAAGQVKVRVVHAAPFANTLAATEVSVRDKTGAVVGGLARVPFRGASGYLSLPAARYDLKIATPDGGTTLIDPKPVSLAAGGILTLVATGGANGYATGITGIAAGAAPSNPLPTFAIGPVKVRVAHFAPFAASLDGTAVRVTVDGAEVLNNFRFRDFTPELDLAQGAYEIQVFPQGSASAAITGTVELDGNKRYTLAAVGNGAEQPLALQQFEDRASAPPAGRYALRVAHTAPFAATPEATAVSIRTDGGDVVAGLSSVPYGAASGYLELATGSLDLKVATPDGNTNLIDLAALNLPAGAIATAYAVGDGVRQPLGIVAVPLGNVALEANVDTSVDGIWFNPALNGQGWSFHALPSQNRLIGAWYTYSADGSGRHLWYTLDSCRSAPGATSCLLPGAFDNREVTLSIYESQGGLFGQPAPVVTRDVGTLTIRFLSCTQAELRYQIGSFTSATVPITSLVAKPGCTLGN